A portion of the Chondrinema litorale genome contains these proteins:
- a CDS encoding amylo-alpha-1,6-glucosidase translates to MKMLNNLNSSFVQDQRDHIINSEWLETSGLGTWAASSVSGINTNRNHGLLITKNSEGKTFSLLSKLEECVISNGKKSHLSANQYPGTFYPKGYEYLHAFSKDLFPEFIFQVDDIIIHKTIAAIHGTNSIVVKYTLLEGPEDVQMSLLPLITSRSIKELTYQNDAINAKAFFLDNSFSHQAYKNNPTLHISFGHSYVSYKAQPQWYNNFEYEAQHQNGEFYREDMFSPGEFTVNLHKDYPVGIIISTEKQEHSNPLELFKKERNRRIELTADAQTNYERLLRLAADQFVIKNSNDNLAIAASYFDSEIKSRENVIGLTGILISTGRFDEARELLSTLKNSIRKGLLPEFFDENSRVYKSADTSLWFFDAVYQYFKQTEDTDFIYNEMMPVLKDIIAWFLKGTNNNICVDSDGLIIAGTSDEPATWMNAQIDGWAITPRAGKAVEINALWFNALKVYAYFLDLDGVKSEMHVINDLTENIQKRFKEVFWNKAGKCLYDLVDENNILNDRIRPNQIFAISLSFPVLSEKKAKMVLDTIEQRLVTDYGIKTLCSDALGFKPKYEGNENERKLAYHEGTVWNWLMGSYIDALIKLQGKTGKAKAKVFFNNFKHHLDTACVGNISELFNATEDYTPNGSHAYSLSVAEILRVGIKYNLFSSEEHSEVEDEERNILGYAEYDEVKLSSYIQDNDEMEDEEVLAEQEEELSNFNNPFSIISAFRSPGSKFSRLFSLYNFG, encoded by the coding sequence ATGAAAATGTTAAATAATTTGAATTCCTCTTTTGTGCAAGATCAACGAGACCATATTATTAATTCAGAATGGCTAGAAACTAGTGGTTTAGGTACTTGGGCGGCAAGCTCTGTCAGTGGTATTAACACTAATCGAAATCATGGACTACTTATTACTAAAAATAGTGAAGGGAAAACTTTCTCTTTATTATCTAAACTAGAAGAATGTGTAATAAGCAACGGTAAGAAATCTCATCTTTCCGCCAATCAGTATCCCGGCACTTTTTATCCTAAAGGATATGAGTATTTACATGCATTTTCGAAAGATTTATTTCCAGAATTTATCTTTCAGGTAGACGATATTATAATTCATAAAACTATTGCTGCTATTCATGGTACAAATTCTATAGTAGTAAAATATACTTTGCTAGAAGGCCCAGAAGATGTACAAATGTCTCTCTTACCTTTAATTACCAGCAGAAGTATTAAAGAGCTTACTTACCAGAATGATGCAATAAACGCTAAGGCTTTTTTCTTAGATAATTCATTTAGCCATCAGGCATATAAAAACAATCCAACTTTACATATCAGTTTTGGGCATAGCTATGTATCATACAAAGCGCAACCCCAATGGTATAATAATTTTGAGTATGAAGCTCAACACCAAAATGGTGAGTTTTATAGAGAAGACATGTTTTCTCCAGGTGAGTTTACAGTAAACTTGCACAAAGATTACCCTGTAGGAATTATTATTTCTACAGAAAAACAAGAGCACTCTAATCCGCTTGAGCTTTTCAAAAAAGAAAGAAACAGAAGAATTGAGCTCACAGCAGATGCCCAGACAAATTATGAAAGACTTTTAAGATTAGCGGCAGATCAGTTTGTAATAAAAAATTCAAACGATAATCTTGCAATAGCTGCCAGCTATTTCGATAGTGAAATTAAAAGCCGAGAAAATGTAATTGGACTTACTGGTATTCTTATAAGCACAGGTAGATTTGATGAAGCACGTGAGTTGTTATCTACCTTAAAAAATTCTATCAGAAAGGGATTATTACCAGAGTTTTTTGATGAGAATTCTCGTGTTTATAAATCTGCCGATACAAGCCTTTGGTTTTTTGATGCAGTATATCAATACTTTAAACAGACAGAAGACACCGATTTCATTTATAATGAAATGATGCCGGTATTGAAAGATATTATTGCTTGGTTCTTAAAAGGCACCAACAACAACATTTGTGTAGACTCTGATGGACTGATAATAGCAGGAACTTCTGATGAGCCAGCAACTTGGATGAATGCACAAATTGATGGCTGGGCAATTACCCCTCGTGCAGGCAAAGCTGTAGAAATAAATGCACTTTGGTTTAATGCGCTTAAAGTTTATGCTTACTTCCTCGATTTAGATGGTGTTAAAAGTGAGATGCATGTAATCAACGATCTTACAGAAAACATCCAAAAAAGATTTAAAGAAGTATTCTGGAACAAAGCAGGAAAATGTCTTTACGACTTAGTTGATGAAAATAATATTCTAAATGATAGAATAAGACCTAATCAGATTTTTGCGATTAGTTTATCTTTTCCAGTATTATCAGAGAAAAAAGCCAAAATGGTTTTAGATACAATAGAGCAAAGACTAGTAACCGATTATGGTATTAAAACATTATGCTCAGATGCTTTAGGTTTTAAACCTAAATACGAAGGCAATGAGAATGAAAGAAAGCTTGCTTACCACGAAGGCACAGTTTGGAACTGGTTAATGGGTTCTTACATTGATGCATTAATTAAACTACAAGGAAAAACTGGTAAAGCAAAAGCAAAGGTTTTCTTCAACAATTTTAAGCACCATTTGGATACTGCATGTGTGGGTAATATTTCTGAGCTATTTAACGCTACTGAAGATTACACACCAAATGGTTCGCACGCATACTCTTTAAGCGTAGCAGAAATTCTGAGAGTGGGTATTAAGTATAACCTCTTTAGTTCTGAAGAACACAGTGAAGTTGAAGACGAAGAAAGAAATATTCTAGGTTATGCAGAATACGATGAGGTAAAACTTAGCTCATACATTCAAGATAATGACGAAATGGAAGATGAAGAAGTTCTTGCTGAGCAAGAAGAAGAGCTCTCGAATTTCAACAATCCGTTTTCTATCATATCTGCATTTAGAAGTCCAGGTAGTAAATTTTCCAGACTTTTCTCATTATATAATTTCGGATAA
- a CDS encoding efflux RND transporter periplasmic adaptor subunit: MAKKNSNKKLIFIFVTVFVLLLGGGYIGKQQGWIGNKKAKKVVFGTAELVTIVEKVSASGKVEPVEEVTISPQVAGEITEIFIEEGDSVVQGQLLLKLNPDNLLSSLDRTIATLNTQKANYAQSKARLAQSKAQYEAAKRDFDRNEKLFNQKAISQQDYDNVFATFESGKADYEAAEQSVEAALYTVKSAEASVKEARENLGYTEIYAPMGGIVTKLLVEKGERVVGTQQMQGTEMLRIANLNQMEVRVNVNENDIIRVTKGDTAIIDVDAYSYMGVEFKGIVSAIANSANESATAGVGDQVTEFEVKILISDEAYKELMNNDKIEAAITPTTSPFRPGMTASVDIITEEKKNILGVALSAVTTREDKKSNVNEERPGQNTSNTAKKEDKIKEVVFRVVADSVEMVEVQTGISDFDHIQITSGLAEGDQIVTGPYIQVSKMLNGGDPVETMEENKKSE, encoded by the coding sequence ATGGCAAAAAAAAACTCGAACAAGAAACTCATTTTTATTTTTGTTACCGTGTTTGTCTTACTTCTAGGTGGTGGATATATAGGTAAACAACAAGGTTGGATAGGGAATAAAAAAGCAAAAAAAGTAGTATTTGGAACAGCGGAACTAGTCACTATTGTAGAAAAAGTTAGCGCATCAGGAAAAGTAGAACCTGTAGAAGAAGTCACTATTAGTCCGCAGGTAGCAGGTGAAATTACTGAAATTTTTATTGAAGAAGGAGATTCTGTAGTTCAAGGACAGTTATTGTTAAAATTAAATCCTGACAACCTGCTGTCTTCATTAGATAGAACCATTGCTACATTAAATACGCAAAAAGCAAATTACGCACAATCTAAGGCAAGACTTGCACAATCTAAAGCACAGTACGAAGCTGCCAAGCGCGATTTTGATAGAAATGAAAAACTCTTTAATCAAAAAGCCATTTCTCAGCAAGATTACGATAATGTATTCGCCACATTTGAGAGTGGTAAAGCAGATTACGAAGCTGCCGAACAAAGTGTAGAAGCTGCACTATACACTGTAAAAAGTGCAGAGGCTAGCGTAAAAGAAGCGAGAGAAAACCTTGGTTATACAGAGATTTATGCTCCAATGGGAGGTATAGTAACTAAGCTTTTGGTAGAAAAAGGTGAAAGAGTAGTAGGTACGCAACAAATGCAAGGTACCGAAATGCTTAGAATTGCCAACCTTAACCAAATGGAAGTTAGAGTAAATGTGAATGAAAACGATATTATTAGAGTAACAAAAGGTGATACCGCAATAATAGATGTTGATGCTTACTCTTATATGGGAGTAGAATTTAAAGGGATTGTTTCAGCAATTGCAAACTCTGCTAATGAGTCTGCTACTGCGGGTGTTGGAGATCAGGTTACTGAATTTGAAGTTAAAATTTTGATTTCTGATGAAGCCTACAAAGAGTTGATGAACAATGATAAAATTGAAGCAGCAATTACGCCAACAACTTCTCCATTTAGACCAGGCATGACGGCAAGTGTAGACATCATTACTGAAGAAAAGAAAAATATATTAGGTGTAGCACTTTCTGCTGTAACTACTAGAGAAGATAAAAAGAGTAATGTAAACGAAGAAAGACCGGGACAAAACACTAGTAATACTGCAAAAAAAGAAGACAAAATAAAAGAAGTAGTTTTTAGAGTAGTGGCAGATTCTGTAGAAATGGTTGAAGTACAAACTGGTATTAGTGATTTTGACCATATCCAAATTACAAGCGGATTGGCTGAAGGTGACCAGATTGTAACAGGACCATATATACAAGTTTCTAAAATGTTAAATGGGGGTGACCCAGTAGAAACAATGGAAGAGAATAAGAAATCTGAGTAA